GATAAACGCCTCGCACCCGCGGGACTTCGAGTGGGCGGCGGGGCAGGTCGAGAAGGGGGTGGCGGAGCGTTCGGACGAGCGGGGTCCCTTCGAGGCGCTGGCGTTCGCGAGCGTGAGCGTGGCCGACGAGGAGGCCGCGGCGCGCGACGCCGCGCGGCCGCCGGTCGCGTTCATCGCGGCCGGGGCGGCCGATCCCGTCCTCGACCGCCACGGGATCGACCGCGAGGCCGCGGCCGCGGTCAGCGAGGCGCTGGAACGGGGCGACCTCGGCGAGGCGTTCGAGCGGGTCACGCCGGGGATGATCGACGCCTTCTGCATCGCGGGGACGACCGAGACGGTCGCCGACCGGTTCGCGGCGGCGCTCGACCACGTCGACGGGATCGTAGTGGGGTCGCCGCTGGGGCCGGATCTCGAAGCGGCGATTCCGCGGGCGAGCGAGGCGCTCGCGCTGGCGGCCGAGCGCTGAGTTCAGGCCCGCGTGAAGAGGCTGCCGACCGCGCCGACGGTGAGCGCGCCGAAGACGGCGAGCGAGAAGATCACCAGCACCGTTCCCATCGCGAGCAGGAGCGGGGCGAGGCCCTCGCCGGTCGCGACGCCGGCGAAGTGTTCGTTCAACTCGACGAACTCGTCCACGATGACGTTCAGTACCACGGGGTTCATGTGTGCGGGTTGTGACCGCTGGTACTTGTCCGTGCCGGTCGCGCGCGGTCGGTGGGCCTATACGCCCGTCGCACGTACGGACGGTCGTGACCGACGACGCGACGCTCTCGGACTTCTTCGGGGCGGACGACGGGGACGACGAGTCCGGGCCGGAGTCGGGCGCGGACGGCCCGGCGGCCGCCGCGCCCGACGTCGAACCGGCCCGGTCGACGTACGCGTGGGGGGAGTACACCTGCGAGAACTGCGGCGGGGCGACGCGGCGCGCGTGGCGGGACGGCGACGCGCTCGTCTGTCCGTCGTGTAAGACGTGGTGAGGCCGGCCCGGCCGGTGCCTCCAGAACATTTATGCCCTCGACGTGACTCTGTGCACACGCAATGGCGAAAGGTACGGTCGCATTCTTCAACGACACTGGCGGCTACGGCTTCATCGAGACTGACGACGCGGACGAGGACGTGTTCTTCCACATGGAGGACGTCGGCGGCCCCGACCTCGAGGAGGGTCAGGAACTCGAGTTCGAGATCGTCGAAGCCGAGAAGGGCCCACGCGCGACCAACGTCGAGCGACTGTAGACCCACAGTACTGAGGCATCGTTCTCCGATCGCAACGACCCCGGAGCCGCCGCTGTACGCCGGTTCGCCGCCGAACGCCGCCCCTACGCGACCGAACGCTTTCGCTTCCCGTCGCAAGTCGAACGGTCGAAATAACGGGGTCGGTCTGCCGAAGTGTCGTCCCGTTCGACACAAGGCATATGTCAATCAACCTCTGACGACGTACTGACGAGAGATGCGTCGAACGCACCCCCGCTATGACGGTGGTTCGCCTCCTTATTCACTCCCATGACGGACGCCAATCCCCCTCCACGGGCCGACCGGGCGGACCGCTCGTCGTCGCTCGACCCGCTGCCGGTGTCGGCGGTCTCGGAACTCTGCGAGGAGATCCGGACGAACGTCGGGCGCGTGATCGTCGGTCACGACGAGGCGATCGACCACGTCCTGACGACGATCCTCGGGCGCGGCCACGTCCTGCTCGACGACGTCCCCGGCGTCGGCAAGACGATGCTCGCGCGCTCGATCGCACGTTCGATCGACTGTAGCTTCCGGCGGGTCCAGTTTACGCCCGACCTCCTGCCCTCCGACGTCACCGGCGTCAACGTCTTCGACCAGCGGACCCGCGAGTTCGAGTTCCAGCCGGGTCCCGTCTTCGCGAACGTCGTGCTGGGCGACGAGATCAACCGCGCGCCGCCGAAGACCCAGTCGGCGCTGCTCGAGGCGATGGAGGAGCGACAGGTGACAGTCGACGGCGAGACCCACGAGTTGCCGGACCCGTTCACGGTCATCGCGACCCAGAACGCCGTCGAACCCAACCGGACGTACGAACTGCCGTTTGCCGAACTCGACCGGTTCACGAAGAAACTCCACCTCGGCTACCCCGACCCCGCCGACGAGGCCGACATGCTCGCGCGGACGGTCGGCCACCACCCGATCGAGTCGCTCGAACCGGTCACCGACGTCGAGTCGATCGTCCGCGCCCGCGAGGCCGTCGCCGAGGTGACCGTCCGCGAACCCGTCCGCGAGTACGCGACGCGGCTCGCCGGCTACACCCGCGAGCACGCCCGGATCGGCGCGAGCCCCCGCGGCACCATCGCGCTGTTGCGGGTGGCCCAGGCCCGGGCCGTCCTCGAAGGACGCGACTACGTCACCCCCGACGACGTCCAGTACGAGGCGCCGCTGGCGCTGAGCCACCGCGTCCGGACGGGGTCGAGCGCGGCCGAGCGCGACGGCACCGCGGTCGTCGAGGACGCCCTCGATCGCGTCCCGGTCGAGTAGCATGCGGCTCACGACTCGCGGCCTGGGCGCCGTCGCCGTCGTCGCCTTCGCCGTCGTGATGGCGGCGGCGTTCGGCGCACGGGCGCTGAACGGCCTCGTCGTCCCGCTGCTCGTCGCGCTGGCGGGCGCTGTCGTCTCCGTCGCCCGGACCGACGGCCCCACCGTCGGACGCCGCCCGGTCGAGGCGGGGTTCCCCGGCGAGCGCCGGACCGTCGAGGTGACAGTCGAGACCGACTCGCCGACCGCCGCCAGCGTCGCGGACGCCGTCGGCGACGGCCTGTCGGCGCCGGAGACCCGCGTCGAGACGACGCTCGACGAGGGGACGACCTACGAGTACGACCTGCGACTCGACTCGCGTGGCGAACGCCGGGTCGGCCCGCTCTCGGTCGTCGTCACGGACGTGCTCGGACTCGTCGAGCAGCGCTTCGAGGACGGCCGGACGACGCCCGTGCTCGTCTACCCACGGGTCTACGACCTCCGCGGCGGGGCCGGCTACGACCTGCGGTTGCTCACCGACGAAGTCCGGGAGGGCGACCGCGAGGAGTTCGACTACCTCCGGGAGTACCGGCGCGGCGACGCGCTCCGGGACGTCCACTGGAAGTCGGCGGCCAAGCGCGTCGACGACGAACTCGTCGTCAAGGAGTTCGTCGCCGACGAGACCGTCGGCTCGACCATGATCGCCGTCGAACCGGCGCCGCGAGGCGACGAGGAGGAACTCCTCGCGGCCGCCGCCAGCGTCGCGCGGTACCTGCTCGAACGGGAGGTCGCCGTCGGCCTGCTCGTCGCCGGCGACTCGCTGCCGCCCGACACCGGCGACCGCCACCGCCACGAACTCCTGCGCACGCTCGCGCTCGCCGACCTCGCGCCGCTCGACGAGCGCGACCGGCGCCGGGCGGACGTCGTGATCCACGCCGGCGCCGGCGGCGCCGCGGTCGACGTCGGCGGCCGCGAGATCCCGTTCGACCGCCTCCGCGGCGACCCGGTCGAGGCGGCCGCGCTCGGCGCCGACGGCAGTGACGCGTCGGAGGTGGTCGCGTGAGCGAGCCCTGCGAGCGAACGCGAGTACGCCAGCGCGACGCGCTGGAGCCGGAGGTGGTCGCGTGAGCACGCGGACGCGCTCGTGGACCGTCTCGACGAGCCTCGACGGGGTCGTCGGGCCGCGGGCGTTCCGGGCGCTCGCGCTCGCGGCCGTGGCGATCCTGCTCGCGTCGGTCGTCTCCGTCCTCCTCGAGGTCACCCGCGTCGTCGGCGGGTCGCAGGCGCTGATCTCGCTCGTCGCCCTCGCGGTGGCGGTGGCGACGGTCCTCGCGCGGACGATCCGGCCCCGCTCGGCGACCGCGCTCGCGACGGCCGCGGCGCTGGTCGGCTTCGCCTACTACTTCGAGGCGGCGGGCGTCGGGATCGGCACCGCGCTTTCGGCCACGGACCAGCTCCTCTCGGACACGATCGCGCTCGCGACCGGCCTGCCGCTGGACCGGATGGTCGAGGCGGGGGTCTGGACGCTCGGCTTCGCCCCGGGGCCGGCGTTCCTCTCGTGGTACCTCGCGATCCGGCGGCGCTACGCGCTGGCGGTCGTCCCCGGCGGCGCGGCCCTGCTGTTTCTCGTGCTCACGGGGGACGCGGCCCTCGGGCCGACCGTCATCGGCACCGTCGGCGGCGTCGCCGCGGTCGGCTTCGGCGAACTCGAACGCCGGGAGGGGTCGATCGCCCAGGCGGACCTGCTTGCGCTGCTGTTCGCGGCGACGGTCGTCCTCTCGCTGTCGGTCACGCTCGTCCCCGGCGGCGCGGCCCAGCCGACGATCCTCGTCTCCGACGACGACGCCGGCGACGGCACCCTCGAAGGGAGCATCGACGCCGCGCCCGACCGCTCGGCGATCGCCGGCGACGTCGAGTTGACCCCGGAGGTCCGTTTCACGATCCGCTCGGAGCGGGAGTCCTACTGGCGAACCGGCGTCTACGACCGGTTCACCGGCGACGCGTGGGTGCGCACGGGGCAGGCGGCCCCCTACGCCGACGGCCGCCTCGACGAGCCGCCGGGCGAGTACGAGACGGTCCGCCAGACGGTGACCGTCGAGGAGGGCGTCGAGACGATGCCGGCCGCGCCCCAGCCGGTCGCGATCGAGGGCGAGATCACCGGGAACACCGAGGTCACCACCCACGGGCAGGTCAGACCCGCCTCGCCGTTGATCCGGGGCGACACGTACAACGTCGAGAGCGCGGTCGTCGACGCCCGCCCGGCCGAACTCCGCGCCGCCGGCACCGACTACCCCGAGGAGGTCGAGTCGCGGTACCTGCAGACGCCCGAGACGACCTCCGGCGAGTTCGAGGCCGCGACGGCCGGGGTGGTCGACGGCGCCGACACCCCTTACGACAAGGCCGCGACGATCGAGCGCCACCTCCGGACGTCGAACGGCTACTCGCTCTCGGTCGACCGTCCGGACGGCAACGTCGCCGAGGCGTTCCTCTTCGAGATGGAGGAGGGCTACTGCGTCTACTTCGCGACGACGATGGTCCAGATGCTGCGCGCCGAGGGCGTCCCGGCGCGGTACGTCACGGGCTACACGAGCGGCCAGCAGGTCGACGACGGCACGTGGGTCGTCCGCGGGCTCGACGCTCACGCGTGGGTCGAGGTCTACTTCCCCGACCACGGCTGGGTCGCGTTCGATCCGACGCCCGCCGACACCCGCAACGAGG
The Salinilacihabitans rarus DNA segment above includes these coding regions:
- a CDS encoding DUF7573 domain-containing protein, with translation MTDDATLSDFFGADDGDDESGPESGADGPAAAAPDVEPARSTYAWGEYTCENCGGATRRAWRDGDALVCPSCKTW
- a CDS encoding DUF58 domain-containing protein; translation: MRLTTRGLGAVAVVAFAVVMAAAFGARALNGLVVPLLVALAGAVVSVARTDGPTVGRRPVEAGFPGERRTVEVTVETDSPTAASVADAVGDGLSAPETRVETTLDEGTTYEYDLRLDSRGERRVGPLSVVVTDVLGLVEQRFEDGRTTPVLVYPRVYDLRGGAGYDLRLLTDEVREGDREEFDYLREYRRGDALRDVHWKSAAKRVDDELVVKEFVADETVGSTMIAVEPAPRGDEEELLAAAASVARYLLEREVAVGLLVAGDSLPPDTGDRHRHELLRTLALADLAPLDERDRRRADVVIHAGAGGAAVDVGGREIPFDRLRGDPVEAAALGADGSDASEVVA
- a CDS encoding cold-shock protein encodes the protein MAKGTVAFFNDTGGYGFIETDDADEDVFFHMEDVGGPDLEEGQELEFEIVEAEKGPRATNVERL
- a CDS encoding transglutaminaseTgpA domain-containing protein translates to MSTRTRSWTVSTSLDGVVGPRAFRALALAAVAILLASVVSVLLEVTRVVGGSQALISLVALAVAVATVLARTIRPRSATALATAAALVGFAYYFEAAGVGIGTALSATDQLLSDTIALATGLPLDRMVEAGVWTLGFAPGPAFLSWYLAIRRRYALAVVPGGAALLFLVLTGDAALGPTVIGTVGGVAAVGFGELERREGSIAQADLLALLFAATVVLSLSVTLVPGGAAQPTILVSDDDAGDGTLEGSIDAAPDRSAIAGDVELTPEVRFTIRSERESYWRTGVYDRFTGDAWVRTGQAAPYADGRLDEPPGEYETVRQTVTVEEGVETMPAAPQPVAIEGEITGNTEVTTHGQVRPASPLIRGDTYNVESAVVDARPAELRAAGTDYPEEVESRYLQTPETTSGEFEAATAGVVDGADTPYDKAATIERHLRTSNGYSLSVDRPDGNVAEAFLFEMEEGYCVYFATTMVQMLRAEGVPARYVTGYTSGQQVDDGTWVVRGLDAHAWVEVYFPDHGWVAFDPTPADTRNEVHADRLEDAREAGEENVDTEESEGVPVDGPGASDDEFGTDEIDGTGPTLRPDEDVDPRNTSPGEGTDGPTIPREDPLSGDPDAGGGAPGDADDGGETTPTPADAVVAFALVVGLAAGVHRAGVTALVGREARLYWQGFRGDPEADVERAYRRLELLLERRYRPRRESESVRQYLRTLSRYRSFDDEAVRVGRLYERARYGDGVDREAADEAIATVDALVRSRLPAVGRFWRRSS
- a CDS encoding AAA family ATPase, with protein sequence MTDANPPPRADRADRSSSLDPLPVSAVSELCEEIRTNVGRVIVGHDEAIDHVLTTILGRGHVLLDDVPGVGKTMLARSIARSIDCSFRRVQFTPDLLPSDVTGVNVFDQRTREFEFQPGPVFANVVLGDEINRAPPKTQSALLEAMEERQVTVDGETHELPDPFTVIATQNAVEPNRTYELPFAELDRFTKKLHLGYPDPADEADMLARTVGHHPIESLEPVTDVESIVRAREAVAEVTVREPVREYATRLAGYTREHARIGASPRGTIALLRVAQARAVLEGRDYVTPDDVQYEAPLALSHRVRTGSSAAERDGTAVVEDALDRVPVE